Proteins encoded by one window of Vampirovibrionales bacterium:
- the ychF gene encoding redox-regulated ATPase YchF translates to MLKAGIVGLPNVGKSTLFNALTASYQAESANYPFCTIEPNVGVVAVPDARLAQLEAIVNRVGACQKVTPAAFEFVDIAGLVRGASKGEGLGNQFLANIREVDAIVHVVRCFEDANVTHVDGAVDPARDVETIFLELCLADAASLEKRLDKLRKQAKQKDKQAMAECELFTKIQPVIDNGEPVDPATLSPEERILLRQSQLLSVKPVILAANVSESDLRQPQGNPHFCALAAMAGRLGQHIVPISAQIEAELVALPAAERDDYLTSLGVSADGSGVNQLIRAAYDTLGLMTYFTAGVKEVRAWPFEAGMTAPQCAGIIHTDFERGFIRAEVTAFDDYIAVGGEKPAKEKGLTRLEGKDYLMRDGDVVFFRFNV, encoded by the coding sequence TTGCTGAAAGCTGGTATTGTGGGGCTGCCCAATGTGGGCAAATCAACCCTGTTTAACGCGCTGACCGCCTCGTATCAGGCCGAAAGCGCCAACTACCCGTTTTGCACCATTGAGCCCAACGTCGGGGTGGTGGCCGTGCCCGATGCGCGGCTCGCGCAACTCGAAGCGATCGTCAATCGCGTCGGCGCTTGCCAGAAGGTCACGCCTGCGGCCTTTGAGTTTGTCGATATCGCCGGACTGGTGCGCGGCGCCAGCAAAGGCGAAGGGCTGGGGAACCAGTTTCTCGCCAATATTCGGGAAGTGGACGCCATTGTCCATGTGGTGCGCTGCTTTGAGGACGCCAACGTGACCCACGTCGATGGGGCGGTGGACCCGGCGCGCGACGTGGAGACGATTTTTCTGGAACTGTGTCTGGCCGATGCCGCGTCGCTGGAAAAACGGCTCGATAAGCTGCGCAAGCAGGCCAAGCAGAAAGACAAGCAGGCTATGGCCGAGTGCGAGCTGTTTACCAAGATCCAGCCGGTCATTGACAACGGCGAGCCGGTTGATCCGGCGACGCTCTCGCCTGAAGAACGTATCCTGTTGCGGCAATCGCAATTGCTCAGCGTCAAGCCGGTGATTCTGGCGGCCAACGTCAGCGAAAGCGATCTGCGCCAACCGCAGGGGAATCCGCATTTTTGCGCGCTGGCGGCGATGGCCGGGCGCCTTGGACAGCATATTGTCCCCATCAGCGCGCAAATCGAAGCTGAACTGGTGGCCTTGCCCGCCGCCGAACGGGACGATTATCTGACAAGTCTGGGCGTCAGCGCCGACGGTTCGGGCGTGAATCAGCTGATTCGCGCGGCCTATGACACCCTGGGGCTGATGACTTACTTTACCGCCGGGGTCAAGGAAGTGCGCGCCTGGCCGTTTGAGGCCGGGATGACGGCCCCTCAGTGCGCCGGGATTATTCATACCGATTTTGAACGCGGCTTTATTCGCGCCGAGGTCACGGCCTTTGACGATTACATCGCCGTTGGCGGCGAAAAACCCGCCAAAGAGAAAGGTCTGACGCGCCTGGAAGGCAAAGACTACCTGATGCGCGATGGTGACGTCGTGTTTTTCCGCTTCAATGTCTGA
- a CDS encoding DUF58 domain-containing protein — MASPSQLPLEAALLPIALLITGALLAFRGQATPSRRLAMALVTLLALTPTGFLWSGALTLIELAALTLILLLLADRFLFSAGPAEIDARRVLPERLSMNQPNPALITLYNNSDDALRVELIDPIPTAMRWRSASPSGFTAGSQFPAYARTLAPRQRETIEYEVSPLRRGSFTFEPIRLRYRSRLGLLWIQQRAARRDVVKAYPDLKRIAQLRVRFSVSGEGGDFRSRRLGLQGTEFSALRPYVAGDDLRHVAWRATARMDAPVTQVWRPEADQPILILLDAGRTMNAPLANDLTRFDWALTAALSLAGVAIDHGDRVGVIAFDQRVTHRSPIAGGRAHFNRMLDALHALQPTAQEPDYEGVMLKAAKQLRRRSLVVAFVDLVDPLASHSLARGLQAFSKRHLLLAVSFQDPALSRQAEQYPETLQGLYEKSVALDLAQLRQRAYADLSRRTRAAVVDAEPARLDEALLNRYMAIKYKTRL, encoded by the coding sequence ATGGCGTCGCCGTCGCAGCTCCCGCTAGAAGCGGCCTTGCTGCCGATTGCGCTGTTGATTACCGGCGCATTGTTGGCGTTTCGCGGCCAGGCGACCCCTTCTCGACGGCTCGCCATGGCCTTGGTGACGCTGCTTGCGCTCACCCCGACTGGATTCCTCTGGTCCGGCGCGCTCACGTTGATCGAACTGGCAGCCCTCACGCTGATTCTGCTGCTGCTAGCGGATCGCTTTCTCTTCAGCGCAGGCCCGGCCGAGATCGACGCGCGGCGCGTGCTGCCCGAACGCCTGTCGATGAATCAGCCCAACCCTGCGTTGATTACGCTGTACAACAATTCTGACGACGCGCTGCGCGTGGAACTCATCGACCCCATTCCAACCGCGATGCGCTGGCGAAGCGCGTCACCGTCCGGATTCACGGCGGGGTCTCAGTTTCCCGCCTATGCGCGGACGCTGGCCCCGCGACAGCGCGAAACCATTGAGTATGAAGTCTCGCCGTTACGACGCGGCAGCTTCACGTTTGAGCCGATCCGGCTTCGCTACCGCAGCCGTCTGGGGCTGCTATGGATTCAACAGCGCGCGGCGCGCCGCGATGTCGTCAAAGCGTATCCCGATCTCAAGCGCATTGCGCAACTGCGCGTGCGGTTCTCGGTCTCTGGCGAAGGCGGTGACTTTCGCAGTCGGCGTCTTGGCCTTCAAGGCACAGAATTCTCAGCCCTGCGACCGTATGTTGCGGGCGACGATCTGCGTCACGTCGCCTGGCGCGCCACCGCGCGGATGGATGCGCCGGTAACGCAGGTCTGGCGGCCTGAGGCGGATCAACCCATCCTGATTCTGCTCGATGCCGGGCGTACCATGAATGCGCCTTTGGCAAACGACCTCACCCGCTTCGACTGGGCGCTGACCGCCGCACTCTCGCTGGCTGGCGTGGCCATTGATCACGGCGATCGCGTCGGCGTCATCGCCTTTGATCAACGCGTCACCCACCGATCGCCGATCGCGGGCGGGCGCGCCCATTTCAATCGGATGCTCGACGCCCTGCACGCCTTGCAACCCACGGCGCAGGAGCCCGACTACGAAGGCGTGATGCTCAAGGCCGCCAAGCAATTGCGGCGGCGCTCTCTGGTCGTGGCGTTTGTCGATCTGGTGGACCCGCTGGCTTCGCACAGTTTGGCGCGAGGCTTACAGGCGTTCTCGAAGCGGCATCTGCTGCTGGCGGTTTCGTTTCAGGATCCCGCCCTGTCCCGTCAGGCAGAGCAATACCCGGAGACGTTGCAGGGGTTGTACGAAAAATCCGTCGCGCTGGATCTGGCCCAATTGCGCCAGCGCGCTTACGCCGATTTGTCGAGACGAACGCGCGCCGCCGTGGTGGACGCCGAACCCGCCCGGCTGGACGAAGCCCTGCTCAACCGGTATATGGCCATCAAGTACAAAACGCGGCTATGA
- a CDS encoding ATP-binding cassette domain-containing protein: MAFTLLKTDIGIYRRMLGYLGPFRKRFILAMLASLPVAGVQGLLAWMVGPFTDKLLTQQDFTMLYAVPAFLIGVTIAQGVCQYINEYNTSYIGQSVTQTMRADLFRKLATMDLGYLKRHTLSDLLTRYCIDPAQLQQAINDNLQDLIVKIATIIGLACVLFWLNWQYAILSLVILSLMTLPISIISRKIRRMDHVTRAITSRLFVTFSESVRGYRVIKAYGLDGYQLKRYERHLRDYFSAAMRIVKAGIILKPAMQIISACGIGLVLALGVSHIQNGTLTPGGLTSFIVSLGLLISPIKTVGSAISKMQRIMAPAERVFEKMDLDSAIADAPDAVSPEPFETLRYENVHFEYEAAKPVLNDISFTVRAGETVAFVGGSGGGKTTMMDLIPRFIDPTAGRVLLNERDLRDLSLAGLRQTMAIVSQDAILFDGTIRENIAIGRLSASDAEIRDAMAMAYLSEWVDSLELGWDAPVGEDGCLLSGGQKQRVTIARAFLKNAPILILDEATSALDNESEAIVQQALANLLSGRTVLVIAHRLSTIRHADRILVVEKGRIIETGSHEALLAQNGAYHRLYHLQFRDRAETAVSNS; the protein is encoded by the coding sequence ATGGCCTTTACGCTGCTGAAAACCGATATCGGCATTTATCGCCGGATGCTGGGCTATCTGGGCCCCTTCCGCAAGCGCTTTATTCTGGCGATGCTCGCCTCGCTGCCGGTGGCGGGCGTGCAAGGCCTGCTGGCGTGGATGGTCGGGCCGTTTACCGACAAGCTGCTGACCCAGCAGGATTTCACGATGCTGTACGCGGTGCCGGCCTTCCTGATTGGCGTGACCATCGCGCAAGGCGTCTGTCAGTACATCAACGAGTACAACACCTCGTATATCGGGCAATCCGTGACCCAGACGATGCGCGCCGACCTGTTTCGCAAGCTGGCGACCATGGACTTGGGCTATCTCAAGCGGCACACGCTGTCAGACTTGCTGACGCGCTATTGTATTGACCCGGCGCAGTTGCAGCAGGCGATTAATGATAATCTTCAGGATCTGATCGTTAAAATCGCGACGATTATCGGGCTGGCGTGTGTTCTATTCTGGCTCAACTGGCAGTACGCCATTCTTTCGCTGGTGATTCTCTCGCTGATGACGCTGCCCATCAGCATCATCTCGCGCAAGATCCGGCGCATGGATCACGTGACGCGCGCAATTACGTCGCGCCTGTTTGTGACCTTCAGCGAATCGGTGCGCGGTTACCGCGTGATCAAGGCCTACGGGCTCGATGGCTATCAATTGAAGCGCTACGAGCGGCATCTGCGCGATTATTTTTCGGCGGCCATGCGCATCGTCAAGGCCGGGATTATTCTGAAGCCCGCCATGCAGATTATTTCGGCCTGCGGCATCGGGCTGGTGCTGGCGCTGGGCGTCTCGCACATCCAGAATGGCACGCTGACCCCCGGCGGCCTTACGTCGTTTATTGTCTCGCTGGGCCTGCTGATTTCGCCGATTAAGACGGTGGGTTCCGCCATCAGCAAGATGCAGCGGATTATGGCCCCTGCCGAGCGCGTCTTCGAGAAGATGGATCTGGATTCCGCCATCGCGGATGCGCCCGACGCCGTTTCGCCAGAGCCGTTTGAGACCCTGCGTTACGAAAACGTCCATTTCGAGTACGAGGCCGCAAAGCCGGTGCTGAACGACATCAGCTTTACCGTGCGCGCGGGCGAGACCGTGGCCTTTGTCGGCGGCAGCGGCGGCGGCAAAACCACGATGATGGATCTGATTCCGCGCTTTATTGACCCGACGGCCGGCCGGGTCCTGTTGAATGAGCGCGATCTGCGCGATCTCTCGCTGGCCGGTCTGCGCCAGACGATGGCCATCGTCTCGCAGGATGCGATTCTCTTTGACGGCACGATTCGCGAGAATATCGCCATCGGTCGCCTGTCGGCCTCTGACGCCGAGATTCGCGACGCCATGGCGATGGCCTATCTCAGCGAGTGGGTCGACAGTTTGGAGCTCGGCTGGGACGCCCCGGTGGGCGAAGACGGCTGCCTGCTGTCCGGCGGTCAGAAGCAGCGGGTGACCATTGCGCGGGCCTTTCTCAAGAACGCCCCGATTCTCATTCTCGATGAAGCCACCAGCGCGCTCGACAACGAATCTGAGGCCATTGTGCAGCAGGCGCTGGCCAACCTGCTCAGCGGGCGCACGGTGCTGGTGATTGCGCATCGCCTGTCGACCATTCGCCATGCCGATCGCATTCTGGTGGTGGAGAAGGGCCGCATTATCGAAACCGGGTCGCACGAGGCGCTGCTGGCGCAGAATGGCGCGTATCACCGGCTGTATCACTTGCAGTTTCGCGATCGCGCCGAAACCGCCGTCTCTAACTCATAG
- a CDS encoding adenylate/guanylate cyclase domain-containing protein, with amino-acid sequence MGVLTTGFLGLVALLLALAAVTALGLTLAMRLRPLWGERGPLNFGDSRAASRSPSANPWQSLYPYWSAAQATLPSGPPLPVSAMAAGGASYQGAMREVTVLCCDIRGYTAMVSQYPPHWIVEQLNEFLSGMTGAIFQHQGRLDKYMGDGLLAYFEPADGTVASSAVNAATAALRMMDELARLNQQWRQRGLPAMEIGVGLHCGPVYIGSVGSHMRMDVTILGDAVNVASRLEALNKRFGTRIVVSDPIRQWIQGAFRLRALGKVAIRGKSQPESVFALTGVLDASARRDCAQAI; translated from the coding sequence ATGGGTGTCCTGACGACGGGCTTTTTGGGGCTGGTCGCCCTTCTGCTGGCCTTGGCGGCGGTTACGGCGCTGGGATTGACGCTGGCGATGCGGCTGCGTCCCTTATGGGGCGAACGGGGCCCCTTGAATTTCGGTGATTCCCGCGCAGCGTCTCGATCCCCGTCCGCAAACCCTTGGCAGAGCTTATATCCTTACTGGTCGGCGGCGCAGGCGACCTTGCCATCGGGGCCGCCTTTGCCGGTGAGCGCCATGGCGGCGGGCGGCGCCTCGTATCAAGGCGCCATGCGCGAAGTGACCGTACTGTGCTGTGATATTCGCGGCTATACGGCGATGGTATCGCAGTATCCACCGCACTGGATTGTCGAGCAGCTTAATGAATTCCTCAGCGGAATGACGGGCGCGATTTTCCAGCATCAGGGCCGTCTTGACAAGTACATGGGCGACGGCCTGCTGGCGTATTTCGAGCCCGCCGACGGCACAGTGGCTTCCAGCGCGGTCAACGCCGCCACGGCTGCGCTCAGGATGATGGATGAACTGGCGCGCCTCAACCAGCAATGGCGTCAGCGCGGGCTGCCAGCCATGGAGATCGGCGTCGGTCTGCACTGTGGGCCGGTCTATATTGGCAGCGTTGGCTCGCATATGCGCATGGACGTGACGATACTCGGCGACGCGGTGAACGTCGCCTCGCGACTGGAGGCGCTCAACAAGCGCTTTGGCACGCGCATCGTCGTCAGCGATCCAATTCGCCAGTGGATTCAGGGGGCGTTTCGCCTGCGGGCGCTGGGTAAAGTCGCGATTCGCGGCAAAAGCCAGCCCGAAAGCGTCTTTGCGCTTACAGGGGTTTTGGACGCATCGGCCCGGCGCGACTGCGCGCAAGCGATTTAG
- a CDS encoding aminoacyl-tRNA hydrolase: protein MDPHTWIVVGLGNPGPQYERTRHNIGFWTIAACCRRWGATLKVNARFQAAVAEARAPLGHGSAPVLLIEPMTFMNASGVSVRKLLTYYKLSRERLIVISDDVALPLGRLRIRAEGSAGGHNGLKSIIQELGGDERFARLRLGIGPPMMGGAGLRHHVLAAFDTEETALAHQVCEVAVDALACLMTDGAQAAMGRFNGRVVSDDAPNS from the coding sequence ATGGATCCCCATACGTGGATCGTGGTCGGCCTTGGCAATCCCGGCCCGCAATACGAACGCACGCGTCACAATATCGGCTTCTGGACGATTGCAGCCTGTTGCCGCCGCTGGGGCGCGACGCTGAAGGTCAACGCCAGATTTCAGGCCGCCGTGGCTGAAGCGCGCGCGCCACTGGGGCATGGCAGCGCCCCTGTCTTGCTGATCGAGCCGATGACCTTCATGAACGCCTCGGGCGTCAGCGTTCGCAAGCTGCTGACCTATTACAAGCTCAGTCGAGAGCGTCTAATCGTCATCTCGGACGATGTGGCTCTGCCGCTGGGCCGCTTGCGCATTCGCGCCGAAGGCAGCGCCGGGGGGCATAACGGCCTCAAGTCGATTATCCAGGAGCTGGGCGGCGACGAGAGGTTCGCCCGTCTGCGCCTGGGCATCGGCCCGCCGATGATGGGAGGCGCGGGACTGCGGCATCACGTGCTGGCCGCCTTTGACACGGAGGAAACGGCGCTGGCGCATCAGGTGTGCGAGGTGGCCGTAGACGCGCTGGCGTGCCTGATGACCGATGGGGCCCAGGCGGCCATGGGTCGGTTCAACGGACGAGTGGTCAGCGACGACGCCCCCAACAGCTAG
- a CDS encoding flagellin, whose amino-acid sequence MPLVINTNTMAMNAQRNLSVNNTALSKSLEKLSSGFRINRGADDAAGLQVSENLRSQVRGSKKALDNVQDGINVLNIADGALGVITDNLQRMRELAVQGANSTYDANQRTAINAELTSRANDITRIANATKFNGVFLLNGSANGAGNFTLQVGANNVAANDTIDVGSSGSFAASRATDLSVNAVNVTNIANAVAAITSIDAAIVTVSQRRGTIGSVVNQLESASQNLEVGIENLAASESRIRNVDVASESSDMVRNQILQQSAAAILSQANQAPSLALQLIK is encoded by the coding sequence ATGCCACTCGTCATTAATACCAACACCATGGCGATGAACGCCCAACGCAACCTGTCGGTCAATAACACCGCCCTGTCCAAGTCGTTGGAGAAACTCTCGTCAGGATTCCGCATCAACCGGGGCGCAGACGACGCTGCCGGCTTGCAAGTGTCGGAAAACCTGCGTTCCCAGGTTCGCGGCTCCAAAAAAGCGCTGGACAACGTGCAAGATGGCATCAACGTTCTGAACATCGCCGATGGCGCGCTGGGCGTTATTACCGACAACTTGCAGCGGATGCGTGAACTGGCGGTTCAAGGCGCTAACAGCACCTATGACGCCAACCAACGCACCGCGATTAACGCCGAGCTGACTTCTCGCGCCAATGATATCACCCGTATCGCCAACGCGACGAAGTTCAACGGGGTCTTCCTGCTCAACGGATCCGCCAACGGCGCGGGTAACTTCACGTTGCAGGTCGGCGCCAACAACGTCGCCGCCAACGACACGATTGACGTGGGCAGCAGCGGCTCGTTCGCCGCTTCTCGCGCCACCGACCTGTCGGTCAACGCGGTCAACGTCACCAACATCGCCAACGCCGTGGCTGCCATCACGTCGATCGACGCTGCTATCGTAACCGTATCGCAACGGCGCGGCACCATCGGCTCCGTGGTCAACCAGCTGGAGTCGGCGTCTCAAAACCTGGAGGTCGGCATCGAGAACCTGGCCGCTTCGGAATCACGCATCCGCAACGTGGATGTGGCCTCGGAAAGTTCGGATATGGTCCGAAACCAGATCCTGCAACAATCCGCCGCCGCGATTCTGTCGCAAGCCAACCAGGCGCCATCGTTGGCCTTGCAGCTCATCAAGTAA
- a CDS encoding flagellin FliC codes for MPLIINTNTMSLNAQRNLGANTNALAKSLEKLSSGYRINRAGDDAAGLQVSERLRTQIRGSQKALDNVQDGVNVLNIADGAMSVLTENLQRMRELAVQAANSTYSAGQRVAIKQELDARAADITRIANATQFNGVFLLNGTANSLGNFTLQVGPNNISANDTIDIGATGAFNAVNATSLAVNNLLVDNIANSQATLGAVDAAIDTVNSRRGLLGSVVNQLSSAQENLQISIENLQSAESRIRNVDVAAESATMARNQILQQSALTVLAQANQAPSLALKLLQ; via the coding sequence ATGCCTTTAATCATTAATACCAACACCATGTCGCTCAACGCCCAGCGTAATTTGGGAGCCAATACCAACGCGCTCGCCAAATCACTGGAAAAACTGTCGTCAGGCTACCGGATTAACCGGGCCGGAGACGACGCCGCAGGCTTACAAGTGTCCGAGCGCCTGAGAACGCAGATTCGCGGCTCTCAAAAAGCGCTGGACAACGTGCAGGACGGCGTCAACGTCCTGAACATCGCAGACGGCGCCATGAGCGTCCTGACCGAAAACCTGCAACGGATGCGCGAACTGGCCGTTCAGGCCGCCAACAGCACGTATTCGGCCGGACAGCGCGTCGCCATCAAACAGGAACTCGATGCCCGCGCCGCTGATATTACCCGTATCGCCAACGCCACCCAGTTCAACGGGGTCTTCCTGCTGAATGGCACGGCCAATTCGCTGGGCAACTTCACCTTACAGGTCGGTCCCAACAACATTTCCGCCAATGATACGATCGATATCGGCGCGACTGGCGCGTTTAACGCGGTAAACGCCACGTCTCTGGCCGTTAACAACCTGCTGGTCGACAACATCGCCAACTCGCAAGCCACGTTAGGCGCTGTTGACGCGGCTATCGACACGGTCAATTCCCGCCGGGGTCTACTGGGTTCTGTCGTAAACCAGCTCAGCAGCGCGCAGGAAAACCTCCAAATCAGCATTGAGAACCTGCAATCCGCTGAATCGCGCATTCGTAACGTCGATGTGGCCGCAGAGAGCGCGACAATGGCCCGGAACCAAATCCTGCAACAGTCGGCCCTGACCGTATTGGCCCAGGCCAACCAGGCGCCCAGTCTGGCCCTGAAACTCCTCCAGTAA
- the rsmA gene encoding ribosomal RNA small subunit methyltransferase A has protein sequence MNPLLAEAQRLRLKKRLGQHFLIDPGALTQITQALALTPDDRVIEIGPGSGFLTERLLATGAQTLAVEIDSRWSALLRRKFADHPAFTLVTADALAFDFLSACAPIPERPRLVITGNLPYNIATPLLFRVCGDVDDPDFPLRRSLSQLTLMLQAEVADRLTAQPGCKAYGALGLMLAPWWQCEETLALGPASFYPPPKVRSKVVTLRPRPHGLIAPKQLKTYARLVRAAFGQRRKTLRNALAAHVGAPTLADAFAALKDAYGDLSALRPEAVSLAAYADMAAFLDERRAP, from the coding sequence ATGAATCCTCTCCTGGCCGAAGCCCAGCGACTACGGCTCAAGAAGCGTCTGGGCCAGCATTTTTTGATTGACCCCGGCGCGCTGACGCAGATTACGCAAGCTCTGGCGCTCACGCCTGATGACCGCGTCATTGAGATCGGTCCTGGCAGCGGATTTCTCACCGAGCGCCTGTTGGCAACCGGCGCGCAGACGCTGGCCGTGGAAATTGATTCGCGCTGGAGCGCCTTGTTGCGCCGCAAGTTTGCGGATCATCCGGCGTTTACGCTGGTGACGGCGGACGCGCTGGCCTTTGACTTTCTGAGCGCCTGCGCCCCGATTCCAGAACGCCCGCGACTGGTTATCACGGGCAATCTGCCGTATAACATCGCCACACCCCTGCTGTTTCGGGTCTGCGGCGACGTCGACGACCCGGATTTCCCGCTGCGCCGGTCTTTGTCGCAACTGACGCTGATGCTGCAAGCCGAAGTCGCCGACCGCCTCACCGCCCAGCCCGGCTGCAAGGCCTATGGCGCGCTGGGATTGATGCTTGCGCCCTGGTGGCAATGCGAAGAGACGCTGGCCCTGGGCCCGGCATCCTTTTATCCGCCGCCGAAGGTCCGCTCGAAAGTCGTCACCCTACGGCCCCGCCCCCATGGGCTGATCGCGCCAAAACAACTAAAAACCTATGCCCGGCTGGTCCGCGCCGCCTTCGGCCAGCGGCGTAAAACGCTGCGCAACGCCTTGGCCGCCCATGTGGGCGCGCCTACGCTCGCCGACGCCTTCGCCGCCCTGAAGGACGCCTATGGCGATCTCAGCGCGCTTCGCCCCGAAGCCGTTTCGCTGGCGGCTTACGCCGATATGGCCGCCTTTCTGGATGAGCGGCGCGCGCCATGA
- the ispE gene encoding 4-(cytidine 5'-diphospho)-2-C-methyl-D-erythritol kinase has translation MTPQSHRTAEPSSRAFTLAAPAKINLFLNIRGLRDDGYHEILTVLQSLSLADQLTFEADASGDSTVHLTCDHPALQAEIDADPTQNLIVRAAQAFWQATARTPFGLRVHLEKRIPMAAGLGGGSADAAATLHALNLLCDRPHDLAALQSMARSLGADAPFMLTGGTAWADERGDRIHPLAAPGDGHRMLLVQPRDLAMPTALAYARARQRGGYAVHDPTPLLHALTHSQDPTAWARNDFEDVLQADLPAIEEIAVKLGALGLRRPLLCGSGSCMAGFFPPEGFATGGREGLNEAELSAFFPEDRYWRAICQTHPAPTFSVLTPSPKSERG, from the coding sequence ATGACGCCCCAAAGCCATCGGACGGCAGAGCCTTCGTCACGCGCGTTCACGCTGGCGGCTCCCGCCAAGATCAATCTCTTCCTCAATATTCGGGGGCTGCGCGACGATGGGTATCATGAGATCCTTACCGTCCTGCAAAGCCTGTCGCTGGCCGATCAGCTGACGTTTGAAGCCGACGCCAGCGGCGATTCGACAGTGCATTTGACCTGCGACCATCCGGCATTGCAGGCCGAGATAGACGCCGACCCAACGCAGAACCTCATTGTCCGCGCAGCGCAGGCGTTTTGGCAAGCCACCGCGCGAACGCCCTTTGGCCTGCGCGTCCATCTGGAAAAACGGATTCCGATGGCGGCCGGGCTGGGCGGGGGCAGCGCCGACGCCGCCGCGACCCTTCATGCGCTGAATCTGCTATGCGATCGCCCGCACGACTTGGCCGCCTTGCAGTCCATGGCCCGCTCGCTTGGGGCCGACGCGCCGTTTATGCTGACGGGCGGCACAGCCTGGGCGGATGAGCGCGGCGATCGCATTCATCCCCTTGCGGCTCCAGGCGACGGGCATCGCATGCTGCTGGTTCAGCCGCGCGATTTGGCGATGCCAACAGCGCTGGCCTACGCGCGGGCGCGCCAACGCGGCGGTTATGCCGTCCACGACCCAACCCCCTTGCTGCACGCGCTGACCCACAGCCAGGACCCGACGGCGTGGGCGCGGAACGATTTTGAAGACGTTTTACAGGCCGATTTGCCCGCCATCGAGGAAATCGCCGTCAAATTAGGCGCACTGGGGCTGCGCCGTCCGCTCTTGTGCGGCAGCGGCTCTTGCATGGCGGGATTCTTTCCGCCGGAAGGCTTCGCGACAGGCGGCCGAGAAGGCTTAAACGAGGCCGAACTATCGGCTTTCTTCCCGGAAGATCGTTACTGGCGCGCAATTTGCCAGACGCATCCGGCGCCGACGTTTTCTGTCCTCACCCCCAGCCCGAAAAGCGAACGCGGATGA
- a CDS encoding divergent PAP2 family protein, with protein sequence MTLLNHPPIAGTGLEVMLAAFVATITAQFFKILWYQLTHGRMNFRIFFHTGGMPSSHSACMTALALSVGLVEGFSSTLFAVALGLAMVVMYDAAGVRRAAGQMAGILNKMTDDLYQSRPGFIPGRLRELLGHTPMEVLVGGFWGASVAYAFHIRL encoded by the coding sequence ATGACCCTTCTGAACCATCCCCCCATTGCCGGAACCGGGCTCGAAGTGATGCTCGCCGCCTTTGTGGCGACCATTACGGCCCAGTTCTTCAAGATTTTGTGGTACCAGCTCACCCACGGGCGGATGAATTTTCGCATTTTCTTTCACACGGGCGGAATGCCGAGCAGCCACAGCGCCTGTATGACGGCGCTGGCGCTAAGCGTCGGTCTGGTGGAGGGCTTTTCTTCCACGCTGTTCGCTGTGGCGCTGGGTTTGGCGATGGTGGTGATGTACGACGCGGCGGGCGTGCGTCGTGCGGCCGGCCAGATGGCGGGCATTCTCAACAAGATGACCGACGACTTATACCAGAGCCGTCCCGGCTTTATTCCCGGCCGTTTACGCGAACTGCTGGGCCACACGCCGATGGAAGTGCTCGTCGGCGGCTTCTGGGGCGCATCTGTCGCCTACGCTTTTCATATTCGGCTGTAG